One Alteromonas sp. KC3 DNA segment encodes these proteins:
- a CDS encoding MBL fold metallo-hydrolase, with translation MKITQLRNATILISFDKQTIIVDPMLAKKATLPKLRYFKSNKKNPLVDIPESFKQLRNTVSAALVTHCQKGHFDHLDRAGVKWLAENQIPTFCTRRDENYLAKKKILTQALPNHSNPFFEGKITLIPATHTRGWLSPFMEHGTGYFIELPSHPSLYLMGDTVLTDTIRDFIRSYQPDYIVAPTGKAQFDIGAPLLLDEQEIIELFTLSNGTIICNHMEALDHCRISREGLKKLLALSGIKSRYKIPKDGETLIL, from the coding sequence ATGAAAATTACACAATTACGAAACGCGACAATACTTATATCATTTGATAAACAAACCATTATTGTAGATCCAATGTTAGCGAAAAAGGCAACGCTCCCTAAACTGCGTTACTTTAAAAGCAACAAGAAAAACCCATTGGTAGACATACCCGAAAGCTTTAAACAGTTACGAAACACCGTTAGTGCTGCACTCGTTACACACTGTCAAAAGGGCCACTTTGACCATCTAGATAGAGCCGGAGTCAAATGGCTGGCTGAAAATCAAATTCCTACTTTTTGTACTCGTCGAGACGAGAATTATCTCGCTAAGAAAAAAATACTGACGCAAGCATTACCTAACCACAGTAACCCATTTTTTGAGGGGAAAATTACGCTTATACCTGCAACACATACGCGTGGATGGTTGTCACCATTTATGGAGCATGGAACGGGATATTTTATAGAACTCCCTTCTCACCCCTCTCTTTACCTAATGGGGGATACCGTACTCACCGACACGATAAGAGATTTCATTAGAAGCTATCAGCCTGATTACATAGTAGCTCCCACTGGAAAAGCGCAGTTTGATATTGGTGCTCCTTTACTGCTGGACGAACAAGAGATAATTGAATTGTTTACATTATCCAATGGAACCATCATCTGTAATCACATGGAGGCACTTGACCACTGTCGTATTTCAAGGGAAGGCTTGAAAAAGCTTTTGGCGTTGTCAGGAATAAAGAGCAGATACAAAATACCAAAAGATGGAGAAACACTTATATTATGA
- a CDS encoding LysR family transcriptional regulator — MQVSLPALKAFEAAARLGSFKRAAEELSLTPTAVSHHITNLEQRLGTTLFVRRARQIALTDNGKVLSSAATQGFATIAIALETVVASEKDINIATTSSFAALVLIPALQQFYTEHPEIKVNITSGENIEASKFTLPIRLGDIDKQIPSDMLKRERFNLFCGPNAELDFSHRRQLSIYTTEWKNSALPKVPLQEWILANNLDHQQLSVKYFDQELFGIQQALLENAYVFCSQTLAQNYLASGVLSEAHTTAVNSSLCYYIANKEALTSRHNVKFIEWLESVLEVR; from the coding sequence ATGCAAGTGTCCTTACCTGCCCTTAAAGCCTTCGAAGCAGCTGCTAGGCTCGGCAGCTTTAAGCGTGCTGCTGAAGAGTTATCGCTAACCCCCACAGCAGTATCTCACCACATAACTAATCTTGAACAACGATTAGGCACAACGTTATTTGTCAGGCGTGCTAGACAGATAGCATTAACCGACAACGGCAAAGTGCTGTCATCAGCGGCTACTCAAGGGTTTGCTACTATTGCTATTGCACTTGAAACGGTTGTTGCCAGCGAAAAAGACATTAATATTGCTACTACCTCTTCATTTGCGGCACTTGTTCTTATTCCTGCACTACAGCAGTTCTACACTGAACACCCTGAAATCAAGGTAAACATAACCAGTGGCGAAAATATTGAAGCCAGTAAATTTACGTTGCCAATAAGGCTAGGTGATATTGATAAACAGATACCTTCGGACATGCTTAAGCGTGAACGATTTAATCTATTTTGCGGCCCTAACGCAGAGCTAGACTTCAGCCACAGACGCCAATTATCTATCTATACAACAGAATGGAAAAACAGCGCACTGCCTAAAGTCCCTTTACAAGAGTGGATCCTCGCCAATAACCTTGACCATCAACAATTAAGCGTAAAGTACTTCGACCAAGAACTTTTCGGGATTCAACAAGCACTCCTAGAAAATGCCTACGTTTTTTGTTCACAAACGCTCGCCCAGAACTATCTCGCATCAGGCGTACTTAGCGAGGCGCACACCACTGCTGTAAACTCGTCGCTTTGCTACTATATCGCAAACAAAGAAGCGCTCACTTCACGGCACAATGTAAAGTTTATTGAATGGTTAGAGAGCGTGCTTGAAGTGCGCTAA
- a CDS encoding FMN-dependent NADH-azoreductase, whose amino-acid sequence MSVLLHVDSSVRNISNANPDHNSISKNLAKQLVSALREHNAIDEYIYRDVGVNPPGFITQEWIGAVFTPELQQTPQQRELLLQSNTLIDEVERADIIVISSPMYNYGMPAQLKAWFDQIIRINKTFDFDLSRGDKPLAPLFSGKTLVIVTSSGEFGFEKGGVNEKASHLVPHLRTLSRYLGVENIYEVASEYQEFGDARHQASLNNARIKVGDIALRLAKQVGL is encoded by the coding sequence ATGAGTGTTTTATTACATGTTGATTCAAGCGTCAGAAATATCTCGAACGCCAACCCCGATCATAATTCTATTTCCAAAAATCTAGCTAAGCAGTTAGTTTCAGCACTTCGAGAACATAATGCTATAGATGAGTATATTTATCGTGATGTCGGTGTGAACCCTCCGGGTTTTATTACCCAAGAATGGATTGGTGCCGTATTTACACCAGAGCTACAGCAAACGCCACAGCAGCGCGAATTGTTGCTTCAATCGAATACTTTAATAGACGAAGTTGAAAGGGCCGATATCATCGTCATCTCTTCACCCATGTACAATTACGGTATGCCTGCTCAGCTAAAGGCATGGTTTGATCAAATTATTCGTATTAATAAAACGTTTGATTTCGATCTGTCTCGTGGCGATAAGCCTTTGGCTCCTCTCTTTTCTGGTAAAACCCTTGTGATAGTAACGTCAAGCGGAGAGTTCGGGTTTGAGAAAGGAGGAGTTAACGAAAAGGCCAGTCACTTGGTTCCTCATCTTCGCACGTTAAGCCGTTATTTAGGCGTAGAAAATATCTATGAAGTTGCCTCGGAATATCAAGAGTTTGGTGATGCACGACATCAAGCGTCTTTGAATAATGCCAGAATTAAAGTGGGCGACATCGCGTTGCGGTTAGCTAAACAGGTTGGTTTGTAA
- a CDS encoding DUF2167 domain-containing protein yields the protein MKKSFIASGLGSMLFLSTALYGQALETETPNEVVEPVAALSEDEIKHQEYLKWAEEFEASLTYQTGKITLPGGKATLNVPEDYYYLSPQDTKRVLEEAWGNPEGEPMLGMLFPQEYRVLDSASWGVTIEYAEDGYVSDEDAEDIDYDDLLKEMKSDTAEESEWRLEQGYPSIELVGWAEQPYYDANTHKLYWAKELIFGGNEAHTLNYNVRALGRQGYLVMNFIANMGQLEEVNAARDEVLAMVSFNDGHKYSEFDPDIDKVAAYGIGGLIAGKVLAKTGFLALALVFLKKFWFVILLPLYWLRNKIFGKKETAE from the coding sequence ATGAAAAAGTCCTTTATTGCATCTGGGCTTGGCTCAATGCTCTTTTTATCAACCGCACTATATGGGCAAGCATTAGAAACTGAAACGCCGAATGAGGTTGTAGAGCCTGTCGCCGCACTATCCGAAGATGAAATTAAACATCAAGAATACCTGAAATGGGCAGAAGAGTTTGAAGCGTCGCTCACTTATCAAACTGGGAAAATTACACTGCCAGGCGGTAAGGCAACACTTAACGTACCCGAAGATTACTATTATCTGTCACCACAAGATACAAAGCGTGTACTAGAAGAAGCATGGGGTAATCCGGAAGGGGAGCCTATGCTTGGAATGTTATTTCCGCAGGAATACCGCGTACTCGATAGTGCATCATGGGGCGTTACCATAGAATATGCAGAAGATGGTTATGTTTCTGACGAAGATGCAGAAGATATAGATTATGATGATCTTCTAAAAGAAATGAAAAGTGATACTGCTGAAGAGTCTGAATGGCGCTTAGAGCAGGGCTACCCCAGCATTGAGTTAGTTGGGTGGGCTGAGCAGCCTTACTACGATGCGAATACACATAAGTTGTATTGGGCTAAAGAGCTTATTTTTGGCGGAAATGAAGCGCATACCTTGAATTACAATGTTCGAGCTCTGGGTAGACAAGGTTATTTGGTAATGAATTTTATTGCCAATATGGGACAACTCGAAGAAGTTAACGCAGCCCGAGACGAAGTGCTCGCAATGGTCAGCTTTAACGATGGCCATAAATACAGCGAGTTCGATCCTGACATCGACAAGGTTGCTGCTTATGGCATAGGTGGACTTATAGCGGGTAAAGTACTTGCCAAAACTGGCTTTTTAGCACTGGCTCTGGTGTTTCTGAAAAAGTTCTGGTTTGTAATATTGCTGCCGTTGTATTGGTTGAGAAATAAGATATTTGGTAAAAAAGAAACGGCCGAGTAA
- a CDS encoding PLP-dependent cysteine synthase family protein — translation MSDWVTKAIKTINADYQRSADTHLIKLEQLTLQGVDIYLKDESTHPTGSLKHRLARSLFLYALCNGKINQNTTVIEASSGSTAVSEAYFAKMIGVPFVAVMPRSTAQSKIALIEKYGGTCHFVECPTQMHCEAQRIAQQLNGYFMDQFLFAERATDWRGNNNIAESIFEQMKAEPHPIPHTVVMSAGTGGTSATIGRYIRYKGLPSKLMVVDPEHSVFFDSYQQRDSTLTASRGSRIEGIGRPKVEASFQHDVIDSMMRVPDAASIATMHWLNNTMGIKAGPSTGTNLWGALQVAASMIEKGESGSIVTLMCDSGERYSNTYYNADWVSSEIGPTEEYDEHLQKIKVA, via the coding sequence ATGTCAGACTGGGTAACGAAAGCCATAAAAACCATAAATGCAGATTACCAACGCTCTGCGGACACGCATTTAATCAAGCTAGAACAACTTACGCTTCAGGGTGTAGATATCTATTTGAAAGATGAAAGCACCCACCCTACCGGCAGCTTAAAGCACCGTTTGGCTCGCTCGCTTTTTCTATATGCATTATGTAACGGAAAAATTAATCAAAATACCACGGTAATAGAGGCGTCATCTGGCAGTACCGCCGTATCAGAAGCGTACTTTGCCAAAATGATTGGTGTTCCGTTTGTCGCCGTTATGCCCCGTTCGACGGCGCAAAGTAAAATTGCGCTTATTGAAAAATATGGTGGTACATGCCATTTTGTTGAGTGTCCAACGCAAATGCACTGTGAAGCTCAGCGTATTGCACAGCAGCTAAACGGGTATTTCATGGACCAATTTTTGTTTGCAGAACGTGCGACAGACTGGCGAGGAAATAATAATATTGCCGAGTCAATATTTGAACAAATGAAAGCAGAACCTCACCCAATTCCTCACACAGTCGTGATGAGTGCAGGTACTGGTGGTACGTCTGCGACTATAGGTCGATATATTCGTTACAAGGGCTTACCCTCTAAGCTTATGGTTGTTGACCCAGAACACAGTGTCTTTTTTGATAGCTATCAGCAAAGAGATTCAACGCTTACCGCCAGCAGAGGCAGCCGAATTGAAGGCATAGGACGCCCAAAGGTAGAGGCTTCATTCCAGCACGACGTTATTGATTCTATGATGCGAGTGCCAGATGCAGCCAGTATCGCTACGATGCACTGGCTCAACAACACGATGGGGATTAAAGCTGGCCCTTCGACGGGGACTAATTTGTGGGGCGCATTACAGGTTGCCGCCTCGATGATAGAAAAAGGGGAATCTGGATCTATCGTTACGCTCATGTGTGACAGTGGAGAGCGCTATTCAAATACCTATTACAATGCTGATTGGGTTAGCAGCGAAATAGGTCCAACCGAAGAGTATGATGAGCACTTACAAAAAATAAAGGTGGCTTAG
- a CDS encoding endonuclease/exonuclease/phosphatase family protein: MKTKAFFMLFSIMPFMLVAQTLKVATFNVSMESTNYKSLGMAPSEKVLAHILSNGEHPQVRNIAEIIQRVRPDIILLNEFDYIKDKNKGINAFVKNYLNVSQAQQQPIDYPYTYIAPVNTGAPTPFDLDNNGKVERFGGDAFGYGLYEGQYGMALLSKYPIDETHVRTFQFFKWHHMPHPQKPFLPSASGEMEESESWYDEEEWAAFRLSSKSHWDVPINVGDQVVHILAMHPTPPNFDGEEDRNGKRNADEIRLMADYLTPDKGIYIYDDNSNKVTLEADSRFVLVGDFNAADIGDKYREGVIEQLTNSPYVNNSVIPKSAGGAQSSAETYSERYTAYWGARADYVLPSSYGFEVVDAGVFWPAKTSDLHRLVKDRQASSDHRLVWTTLSLSQ, translated from the coding sequence ATGAAAACAAAAGCATTTTTTATGCTCTTCTCAATAATGCCGTTTATGCTTGTTGCGCAAACGCTCAAGGTAGCTACATTCAACGTAAGTATGGAGTCGACTAATTACAAGTCATTGGGCATGGCGCCAAGCGAAAAAGTACTGGCGCACATACTAAGTAATGGCGAACACCCCCAAGTTAGAAATATTGCTGAAATTATTCAACGCGTTCGGCCTGACATTATTTTACTCAATGAATTTGATTACATTAAGGACAAGAATAAGGGCATTAATGCGTTTGTGAAAAACTACTTGAATGTGTCTCAGGCGCAGCAGCAACCCATTGACTATCCGTATACGTACATAGCGCCTGTCAACACGGGCGCACCGACACCCTTTGACCTCGACAATAATGGTAAAGTCGAGCGGTTTGGCGGCGATGCCTTTGGCTACGGCTTGTATGAAGGGCAATATGGAATGGCACTGCTGTCGAAATACCCAATAGATGAAACTCACGTGCGCACCTTTCAATTTTTCAAATGGCACCATATGCCGCACCCGCAAAAGCCATTTTTACCTAGCGCAAGCGGCGAGATGGAAGAGAGCGAGTCGTGGTATGACGAAGAAGAATGGGCAGCTTTTCGACTTAGTTCTAAGTCTCATTGGGATGTGCCCATTAACGTAGGTGATCAGGTTGTACATATATTGGCGATGCACCCAACCCCACCTAACTTCGATGGTGAAGAAGACAGAAACGGCAAGCGCAATGCCGATGAAATAAGGTTGATGGCCGATTATCTAACGCCCGATAAAGGAATCTATATTTACGATGATAATAGCAACAAAGTCACTTTAGAAGCGGACTCGCGTTTTGTTCTTGTTGGTGATTTTAATGCCGCAGATATTGGCGATAAATACCGTGAAGGAGTGATTGAGCAGTTAACTAATAGCCCGTACGTCAACAATAGCGTGATCCCGAAAAGTGCCGGCGGTGCTCAATCATCTGCAGAAACCTACAGTGAACGTTACACCGCCTATTGGGGGGCTAGAGCGGATTATGTACTACCTTCTTCATACGGTTTTGAGGTTGTTGACGCCGGTGTGTTTTGGCCCGCGAAAACAAGTGATCTACATAGGTTAGTTAAAGATAGACAGGCAAGTTCAGATCACCGATTAGTTTGGACAACACTTTCGCTGTCACAATAG
- a CDS encoding DUF417 family protein, whose protein sequence is MTLKQTENLVTFLLVFSLGLLGLTFLLGASPGSIKATLHFYGLSSAFSDATMGVIAGVAFLMIALLAVAARLKLVSIKLATLFTFIIVSIPLLTLLSPSRWMADLGGFPIIGSGQGIIKYVAVFPLFFFLFYRHKFTDKQLAWANYVPVAMVLLWIGGMKFYEFEANGIVGLIETSPFMSWLYTLFSVQGASNVIGVFDVFFALALGIGLLLNQKTIIKVSGLAALSVFLMTQTFIFTVPDTLSSETIFNRLGQFVIKDLWFIANLVVVGYYTLWTSATKSRN, encoded by the coding sequence ATGACACTTAAACAGACAGAAAATCTCGTCACTTTCTTACTGGTGTTTAGCCTAGGCTTATTAGGGCTGACATTTTTGCTTGGCGCCAGCCCTGGCTCAATAAAAGCGACACTCCATTTTTACGGACTATCAAGTGCGTTTTCAGACGCCACAATGGGTGTTATTGCAGGTGTAGCGTTTTTGATGATCGCTCTTTTAGCGGTAGCCGCTAGGCTCAAGCTCGTCTCAATAAAACTCGCTACCTTATTTACATTTATCATCGTAAGCATACCACTATTAACCTTACTTTCGCCGAGTAGATGGATGGCAGACCTTGGAGGGTTCCCTATTATTGGCAGCGGTCAGGGCATTATTAAATACGTTGCTGTTTTCCCGTTGTTTTTCTTTCTTTTTTATCGGCATAAGTTTACCGATAAGCAACTGGCGTGGGCAAACTATGTCCCCGTGGCTATGGTGCTTTTGTGGATTGGTGGCATGAAATTTTATGAATTTGAAGCAAACGGCATAGTGGGACTTATCGAAACATCACCCTTCATGTCATGGTTGTATACACTATTTAGTGTTCAAGGTGCGTCAAATGTTATTGGTGTATTCGATGTCTTTTTTGCCCTCGCATTAGGTATTGGTTTATTGCTCAATCAGAAAACTATCATCAAAGTAAGTGGACTTGCTGCCCTGTCAGTTTTCTTGATGACGCAAACCTTTATATTTACGGTTCCAGATACGCTTAGCAGCGAGACGATTTTTAATCGCCTAGGACAATTTGTGATTAAAGATCTTTGGTTTATAGCAAATTTAGTTGTAGTGGGGTATTACACGCTTTGGACCAGCGCGACTAAAAGTCGCAACTAA
- a CDS encoding LysR family transcriptional regulator, with product MSTIEFSQLKGLAIFATVVDSNSFAEAARRLNTSRSRVSEQVANLEAVLNVRLLQRTTRQLALTEEGKAIYEHAKKCHEILHDVDESLNQSLPKGRVSITVTNDIAHKFLLPLLPEFKQRYPDIELHIISSDEKLDLIAENIDIGLRIGLPKDDSLVGRVLYQERFALYASPDYLLRYGTPDDIASLQQHRWILLSQLNNRTMQYLMLDDSPIEIVPQQYELCNSPYLVQEMVKTGLGISTLLPSTVKQEVARGDLVRICPRISSDNLLFTLVYPSRKHVPSRTRALVDYLIERCRF from the coding sequence ATGAGTACAATTGAATTTTCACAACTCAAGGGACTTGCGATATTCGCGACCGTTGTCGACAGCAATAGCTTTGCAGAAGCCGCGAGACGACTTAATACAAGTCGTTCAAGGGTGAGTGAGCAGGTTGCTAACCTTGAAGCGGTACTCAATGTGCGCCTACTACAACGCACTACGCGACAACTCGCCCTTACCGAAGAGGGAAAGGCAATATATGAGCATGCAAAAAAGTGCCATGAAATTCTGCATGATGTTGATGAAAGCCTGAATCAATCGTTACCGAAAGGTCGAGTATCGATAACCGTTACAAACGATATTGCACACAAGTTCTTGCTCCCGCTACTTCCAGAATTCAAGCAGCGATACCCAGACATTGAACTTCATATTATTAGCAGTGATGAAAAGCTAGATTTGATTGCAGAAAATATTGATATCGGTTTACGCATCGGGCTACCCAAAGACGACTCTTTGGTTGGACGAGTATTATACCAAGAGCGATTTGCATTATATGCAAGCCCTGATTACCTCTTAAGATATGGCACCCCAGATGACATCGCGTCTTTGCAGCAACACCGTTGGATTTTACTTTCCCAACTAAACAATCGCACTATGCAATATTTGATGCTAGACGACTCCCCGATAGAAATTGTCCCTCAGCAATACGAACTTTGTAATTCACCATACTTGGTACAAGAGATGGTAAAAACTGGACTTGGGATATCAACATTACTGCCTTCCACTGTGAAGCAAGAAGTAGCACGTGGTGACTTAGTTCGAATATGCCCACGCATAAGTAGTGATAATTTACTATTCACGCTAGTTTATCCTTCACGCAAACACGTACCGAGTAGAACGCGAGCTCTCGTCGACTACCTTATTGAGAGATGCCGCTTTTAG
- a CDS encoding SDR family oxidoreductase: MNMIAVTGANGQLGQKVIDALLVSQAPHNIVALVRNPDNASSLKEKGVVVRKADYNLPETLTEALDGVSKVLLISGTEFGKRVEQHRAVIDAAIRQNVSLIAYTSLIKASTSPLLLAQEHKDTEAYLKDVNAPFVILRNGWYTENYTENVASVLAMGAVAGAAKQGVISTASRQDYAEAAAAVLVTKQDYVGKTLELAGDSGFTLSEYAQAISEATGKHIDFIDMDEQAYRQALIDAGLPEAMAVAIADSEHYAATGWLHDDSHTLSGLIGRPTTSLQASLDRALNN, translated from the coding sequence ATGAATATGATTGCTGTAACAGGAGCAAACGGTCAGTTAGGTCAAAAGGTTATCGATGCACTTTTAGTATCGCAAGCCCCACACAATATCGTTGCATTGGTGCGAAACCCAGACAACGCAAGCTCGCTTAAAGAGAAGGGGGTTGTAGTAAGAAAGGCAGATTACAACTTACCAGAAACGCTTACGGAAGCATTGGACGGCGTGAGTAAAGTACTATTGATATCAGGTACTGAATTTGGAAAGCGCGTCGAGCAACATAGAGCTGTTATTGATGCTGCTATTCGCCAAAATGTTTCACTTATTGCCTATACCAGTTTGATAAAAGCAAGCACGTCTCCACTATTGTTGGCACAAGAACACAAAGATACGGAAGCCTATTTGAAGGACGTAAACGCGCCTTTTGTCATATTGCGTAATGGTTGGTATACCGAAAACTATACTGAAAATGTGGCAAGTGTTTTGGCAATGGGGGCGGTTGCTGGTGCGGCTAAACAAGGCGTGATTTCTACAGCAAGTCGTCAAGATTACGCTGAAGCGGCCGCCGCTGTGTTGGTGACAAAGCAAGATTATGTAGGTAAAACACTAGAGCTTGCGGGTGATAGTGGCTTTACATTAAGTGAATACGCACAGGCAATATCAGAGGCGACTGGCAAGCACATCGATTTTATTGACATGGACGAGCAAGCATATCGGCAAGCACTTATTGACGCCGGTTTGCCTGAAGCGATGGCCGTTGCGATAGCTGATTCTGAGCATTACGCCGCAACAGGATGGCTTCACGATGACAGTCACACCTTGTCTGGTTTGATAGGAAGGCCGACTACATCATTGCAAGCCTCCTTAGACCGTGCCCTAAACAATTAG
- a CDS encoding DUF2177 family protein, with product MLSKIMLYAKSIFASLLAIFVCFAVLDFLWLGVIADSWYQAEMAPLLRSAFITWPWLVFYLMYGFVVFVLAVVANRDKSLLYAGIDGALLGLASYGAYNLTAYSIIDGFTLFIMAIDWGWGTFLTSASAMAGWLGFQLLRHDARPS from the coding sequence ATGTTGTCTAAAATTATGCTCTATGCGAAGAGTATTTTTGCGTCGTTATTGGCGATTTTTGTTTGTTTTGCTGTGCTTGATTTCCTATGGCTTGGCGTTATTGCTGACAGTTGGTACCAAGCTGAAATGGCGCCATTGCTTCGCAGTGCGTTTATTACCTGGCCTTGGTTAGTCTTTTATCTGATGTATGGTTTTGTAGTATTTGTCTTAGCTGTGGTTGCCAATAGAGATAAGTCACTGCTTTATGCGGGCATAGATGGGGCTTTGTTAGGACTGGCGAGTTATGGCGCATACAACCTTACTGCCTACAGCATAATAGATGGGTTTACACTCTTTATCATGGCGATAGATTGGGGGTGGGGCACCTTTCTAACCAGTGCGAGTGCAATGGCGGGATGGCTTGGATTCCAACTGCTTCGCCACGATGCCCGCCCATCGTAG
- a CDS encoding fatty acid desaturase family protein, with the protein MSTQPNFDLLAVQLDELKADVKRKLGQEDANYIRRIIRIQRLCEWTGRILLMLGFLQPALWVIGVLSLAAAKILDNMEIGHNVMHGQYDWMNDKHINSKSYEWDIACDGSSWNRVHNYEHHTYTNIIGKDRDFGYGLLRLSNDFRWRVKNLWQLATYAVLSIMFQWGVSYHEMAAERVFFGKKKENRKNTLTHKELKRRFFSKGARQLAKDYVLFPLLAGPLFLWVLTGNLVANLLRNLWTSTIIFCGHFTGDVETFSEADCKNETQGQWYYRQALGSSNIKGGNLFHVLTGHLSFQIEHHLFPDIPAKRYREMAPKVREIFKQHGMHYNTGSFMRQYASVVKRIIRYSFP; encoded by the coding sequence ATGTCAACTCAGCCCAATTTTGATCTACTCGCCGTACAGCTTGATGAGTTGAAAGCTGACGTAAAGCGCAAACTTGGCCAAGAAGATGCCAACTATATCCGTCGAATCATTCGCATTCAGAGGCTTTGCGAATGGACGGGACGTATTCTATTAATGCTCGGTTTTTTACAGCCTGCTTTATGGGTCATTGGCGTATTGTCCCTAGCCGCTGCAAAAATACTCGACAACATGGAAATTGGTCACAATGTTATGCATGGTCAATATGACTGGATGAATGACAAGCATATCAACTCAAAATCCTATGAGTGGGATATTGCCTGCGATGGTTCAAGTTGGAATAGAGTCCACAATTATGAGCACCACACGTACACGAATATTATTGGGAAAGACCGTGATTTTGGCTACGGCCTATTACGCCTTTCCAATGATTTTCGCTGGCGAGTAAAAAACCTATGGCAACTGGCGACTTACGCCGTGTTAAGCATAATGTTTCAGTGGGGCGTGTCTTATCACGAAATGGCCGCTGAGCGCGTATTTTTTGGTAAGAAAAAGGAGAATCGAAAAAACACGCTGACGCACAAAGAATTAAAGAGGCGTTTTTTTAGTAAAGGCGCTCGCCAACTAGCCAAAGATTATGTGCTCTTCCCACTTCTAGCTGGCCCTTTATTCTTATGGGTACTAACGGGTAATCTCGTAGCAAATCTACTTCGTAATCTATGGACATCAACCATCATATTCTGTGGCCATTTCACGGGCGATGTGGAAACCTTTAGCGAGGCAGATTGTAAAAATGAAACGCAGGGTCAATGGTATTATCGACAAGCACTGGGGTCGTCAAACATTAAAGGTGGTAACCTATTTCACGTGCTAACGGGTCATTTGAGCTTTCAGATCGAGCACCACCTCTTTCCAGATATTCCTGCTAAACGCTATAGAGAAATGGCACCAAAGGTACGGGAAATTTTTAAGCAACATGGCATGCATTACAATACTGGCAGCTTCATGCGCCAGTACGCCAGTGTAGTGAAAAGAATAATACGCTATTCTTTTCCTTAG